The Panacibacter microcysteis genome includes a window with the following:
- a CDS encoding ribonuclease HII: protein MLKPFYQDVFVEAGCDEAGRGCYAGPVFAAAVILPKDFYHPVLNDSKQLTYEQRATLKVYIEEKAIAYSVAMIDNEEIDTINILKASFKAMHAALDSLLIRPELLLIDGNRFTSYGKTAHHCIVKGDGIYASIAAASILAKTYRDSYMEQLHESFPHYNWKSNKGYGTLEHRKAIDEHGLCKYHRRSFNILPSQIEMAF, encoded by the coding sequence ATGCTTAAACCATTTTACCAGGATGTGTTTGTGGAAGCCGGCTGTGATGAGGCGGGGCGTGGCTGCTATGCAGGCCCTGTATTTGCTGCTGCCGTTATTTTGCCAAAAGATTTTTACCACCCGGTATTAAATGATAGTAAACAGCTTACATATGAGCAAAGGGCTACGCTAAAAGTATACATTGAAGAAAAAGCGATTGCTTACAGTGTGGCCATGATCGATAATGAAGAGATCGATACCATCAATATTTTAAAAGCGTCTTTTAAAGCCATGCACGCGGCTTTGGACAGCTTGCTCATAAGGCCCGAATTATTGCTGATTGATGGTAACCGTTTTACTTCTTACGGTAAAACTGCGCACCATTGTATTGTAAAAGGTGACGGCATTTATGCCAGTATTGCTGCCGCCAGTATTCTCGCCAAAACTTACCGGGATAGCTATATGGAGCAGCTACACGAAAGTTTTCCGCATTATAACTGGAAAAGTAACAAAGGATACGGCACATTAGAGCACCGCAAGGCAATTGATGAACACGGTCTTTGTAAATACCACCGCAGAAGTTTTAATATTTTACCATCACAAATCGAAATGGCTTTCTAG
- a CDS encoding L-threonylcarbamoyladenylate synthase, translated as MLLHVHPDNPNPRHIKTIVECLRDGGVIIYPTDTIYGLGCDIFQHKAIERISALKKVQPEKAQLSFVCYDLSDLAQYTKSISTPLYRVLKSHLPGAYTFILPASKEVPKILKSKKNTIGLRVPDNDIARTIVKELGHPILSASLPGEMVEEYTDPELMHENFKNLVDIVVDGGAGNTVPSTVIDCTQEPYEILRMGAGEWAETD; from the coding sequence ATGTTATTACATGTACACCCGGATAATCCTAATCCGCGACATATAAAAACAATTGTAGAGTGCCTGAGAGATGGCGGTGTAATTATCTACCCAACCGATACCATTTATGGTTTAGGCTGTGATATTTTTCAACATAAGGCAATCGAACGCATCAGCGCATTGAAAAAAGTACAGCCGGAAAAAGCGCAGCTTAGTTTTGTCTGTTATGATCTCAGTGACCTGGCCCAATACACCAAGAGTATATCCACACCATTGTACAGGGTACTGAAAAGTCATTTACCCGGTGCATATACATTTATTCTCCCCGCCAGTAAAGAAGTACCAAAGATTCTGAAAAGCAAAAAAAACACGATCGGGTTGCGTGTGCCTGATAATGACATAGCACGTACGATCGTAAAAGAACTTGGTCATCCGATTCTTTCGGCCTCCTTGCCCGGTGAAATGGTAGAAGAGTACACCGATCCCGAGCTGATGCATGAAAACTTTAAAAACCTGGTTGATATAGTGGTTGATGGCGGCGCAGGCAATACTGTACCTTCTACGGTAATTGATTGTACACAGGAACCCTATGAAATATTAAGAATGGGTGCCGGCGAGTGGGCTGAAACAGACTAG
- a CDS encoding COX15/CtaA family protein, whose protein sequence is MTEERSRRIIANWLFIGVGMLLVQVLLGGITRLTGSGLSITQWDPIMGAVPPTSEAAWQQAFDKYQQIAQYKFINNHFTLADFKFIFFWEWFHRLWARFMGLVFLFPFIFFLIKGWFKKWMIVPLVMLFVLGGLQGLLGWVMVKSGLNDENVYVNHFRLAIHFMAAMILIVYTLVFALSLRIPQNQRLYNKELKSFAGWITGLITIQLIYGCFMAGLKAASAAPTWPDINGAILPTGMFEKGFTGSVLHNPIAIHFIHRTIAYIIFILTIAWWFRALKHNTTATFIQARKWPMVLVILQVVLGIVTVVSSNNIVLGQFGTFEWLAELHQLTGMLLLLSFAAVLYILKPFSK, encoded by the coding sequence ATGACAGAAGAAAGATCCCGGCGTATAATAGCAAACTGGCTGTTTATTGGTGTAGGCATGTTACTGGTGCAGGTTTTGCTTGGTGGCATTACCAGGCTTACAGGTTCTGGTTTATCTATTACACAATGGGACCCCATAATGGGTGCTGTGCCACCAACATCTGAAGCTGCCTGGCAACAGGCTTTTGACAAATACCAGCAAATAGCGCAATACAAATTCATCAACAACCACTTTACACTTGCTGATTTTAAATTCATTTTTTTCTGGGAATGGTTTCACCGTTTATGGGCAAGATTTATGGGCCTGGTTTTTCTCTTCCCTTTTATCTTTTTTCTCATTAAAGGCTGGTTTAAAAAATGGATGATTGTACCGCTCGTAATGCTTTTCGTGCTGGGTGGTTTACAGGGTTTACTGGGTTGGGTAATGGTAAAAAGCGGTCTTAACGATGAAAATGTATACGTGAACCATTTCAGGCTTGCCATACATTTTATGGCAGCCATGATACTCATCGTTTATACGCTGGTCTTTGCATTATCGCTGCGCATTCCACAAAACCAGCGCTTATACAACAAAGAACTCAAAAGTTTTGCAGGGTGGATCACCGGGTTGATAACAATTCAGTTGATCTACGGCTGCTTCATGGCAGGCTTAAAAGCAGCAAGTGCGGCACCAACATGGCCCGATATAAATGGCGCAATCTTACCAACAGGCATGTTTGAAAAAGGTTTTACCGGGAGCGTGTTGCACAACCCTATTGCTATCCATTTTATACACCGTACGATTGCTTATATCATCTTCATTTTAACCATTGCATGGTGGTTCAGGGCTTTAAAACACAACACCACAGCAACATTTATACAGGCAAGAAAATGGCCGATGGTGCTCGTTATATTACAGGTTGTGCTTGGCATTGTTACTGTTGTAAGCAGCAACAACATCGTATTGGGGCAATTTGGCACTTTCGAATGGCTGGCAGAACTGCACCAGTTAACGGGTATGTTATTACTTCTTTCCTTTGCCGCCGTATTATATATTTTAAAGCCGTTCTCGAAATAA